One window from the genome of Paracoccus zhejiangensis encodes:
- a CDS encoding NAD(P)/FAD-dependent oxidoreductase gives MDDVIIIGGSFAGLAAALQLGRARRKVTVLDTGLPRNRFAGHSHGLLGHDHKPPLDILAEARRQLSRYPTIRLVNARAESVSGAIDDFSVLTGDGESLAARRLILSYGVVDQLPEVPGFAECWDTAIVPCPYCDGFEVAGQHWGLIWSGPQSFNQARLFLDWTDRLTVFASGHDIPPPIRADLAGRNIPVVEGRITEVTHDRGHSAAVKLETGPTVAVDILFAHPRNRPSASLHESLGLAMVDTPLGMALKVDERRETSLPGIYAAGDLANPMMPSVTTASAQGAMAGIFAQQSMLA, from the coding sequence ATGGATGACGTCATCATCATCGGCGGCAGCTTTGCCGGTCTCGCCGCCGCCCTGCAACTGGGCCGCGCCCGCCGCAAGGTCACCGTTCTGGATACCGGCCTGCCGCGCAACCGCTTCGCCGGCCATTCGCATGGTCTGCTTGGCCACGATCACAAACCGCCGCTGGACATTCTGGCCGAGGCCCGGCGGCAGCTTTCGCGCTATCCCACGATCAGGCTGGTCAATGCCCGAGCCGAGAGCGTCTCCGGCGCCATCGACGATTTCTCGGTCCTCACAGGCGATGGCGAAAGCCTTGCCGCGCGTCGCCTGATCCTCAGCTATGGCGTCGTCGACCAGCTGCCCGAGGTTCCAGGCTTTGCCGAATGCTGGGACACCGCCATCGTCCCTTGCCCCTATTGCGACGGCTTCGAAGTCGCCGGCCAGCATTGGGGCCTGATCTGGTCGGGTCCGCAGTCGTTCAACCAGGCCAGACTGTTCCTCGACTGGACCGACAGGCTGACAGTGTTCGCCAGCGGTCACGACATTCCGCCCCCGATCCGGGCCGATCTGGCAGGTCGCAACATCCCCGTCGTCGAAGGCCGGATCACCGAGGTCACCCATGACCGGGGCCACAGTGCCGCCGTCAAACTCGAGACCGGCCCAACGGTCGCGGTCGACATCCTCTTCGCGCATCCGCGCAACAGGCCGTCCGCAAGCCTGCATGAATCCCTGGGCCTCGCCATGGTCGATACGCCCCTCGGCATGGCCCTCAAGGTCGACGAGCGCCGCGAAACCAGCCTGCCTGGCATCTATGCCGCCGGCGATCTTGCCAACCCCATGATGCCCTCGGTCACCACGGCCTCGGCGCAGGGCGCGATGGCGGGGATCTTTGCCCAGCAGTCGATGCTGGCTTAA
- a CDS encoding TetR/AcrR family transcriptional regulator: MRVSRVQAEENRQTVINVASRLFREHGFDGIGLKDLMKGAGLTQGGFYKQFASKNDLAAQASRRAMANAFERFSGAGAANPDDPLGAAVGLYLSTAHREERMEGCPVALLGSDAARQNADVKASFEAGIKNYLALLGHWVGEAKGTEPGEKAMAMLSSMVGAMVLSRAVNDEELSKGFLEAATKNVLSLSAGAGPKGAAPMPTATSAETRDPVENQPSETSSPQEKQ, from the coding sequence ATGCGCGTCAGTCGCGTTCAGGCCGAGGAAAACCGCCAGACCGTCATCAATGTGGCAAGCCGCCTGTTTCGCGAGCATGGCTTTGACGGCATTGGCCTCAAGGATCTGATGAAGGGGGCCGGGCTGACCCAGGGCGGGTTCTACAAGCAGTTTGCCTCGAAGAACGACTTGGCCGCGCAGGCGTCGCGGCGGGCGATGGCCAATGCCTTTGAACGCTTTTCGGGCGCTGGCGCGGCAAATCCCGACGATCCCCTTGGTGCGGCAGTCGGCCTCTATCTCAGCACTGCACATCGCGAAGAGCGGATGGAGGGCTGCCCGGTCGCCTTGCTCGGTTCGGACGCCGCCAGGCAGAACGCCGATGTAAAGGCGTCATTTGAAGCCGGGATCAAGAACTACCTCGCGTTGCTGGGCCATTGGGTTGGTGAAGCCAAGGGCACCGAGCCCGGCGAGAAGGCCATGGCGATGCTGTCGTCAATGGTCGGCGCAATGGTCCTGTCGCGCGCCGTCAACGACGAGGAGCTGTCGAAAGGGTTCCTGGAAGCGGCCACCAAGAACGTGCTGAGTTTGTCCGCTGGTGCTGGTCCAAAAGGGGCGGCGCCAATGCCGACGGCGACTTCAGCCGAGACCCGCGATCCGGTTGAGAACCAGCCTTCGGAAACCTCGTCGCCGCAAGAGAAGCAGTAG
- a CDS encoding efflux RND transporter periplasmic adaptor subunit: MKKRSILVLGGVLVAVSGVAALATFAIPTRDAPAMNDPRLEAPLVRLMTVAPVSGSTRSFTGIIGARVESNLGFRVPGKIVERLVDIGQQVRAGQPLMRIDDTDLRLALTAKRNAVAAAQAIVVQTAADERRYASLRDDGCPRAPACTL; encoded by the coding sequence ATGAAGAAGAGATCGATTCTCGTGCTTGGGGGCGTTTTGGTCGCGGTATCGGGGGTGGCTGCCTTGGCCACATTTGCCATTCCCACGCGGGACGCCCCGGCGATGAACGACCCGAGGCTGGAGGCGCCGCTGGTCAGGCTGATGACGGTCGCGCCGGTATCCGGCTCCACGCGCAGCTTCACCGGCATCATCGGCGCAAGGGTCGAGAGCAATCTGGGCTTTCGCGTTCCCGGCAAGATCGTGGAACGGCTCGTCGATATCGGCCAGCAGGTCAGGGCCGGTCAGCCGCTGATGCGGATCGACGATACCGATCTTCGTCTGGCGCTTACGGCGAAGCGCAATGCCGTCGCCGCCGCGCAGGCGATTGTAGTTCAGACGGCGGCGGATGAACGGCGCTATGCCAGCTTGCGCGACGACGGATGTCCGCGGGCTCCAGCCTGTACACTGTGA
- a CDS encoding DUF6134 family protein: MKRIQTAALLAAVTIGLAATSLAASASPADSIPASGRLSFDVIRKGKDIGDYVLTFRGNSANLTVDLRTEVKVKVPVVGVSVYTFNQQSTETWKGGKLAALSSRTDDNGTPHDISVGATSLIPASLWAADLVGARQVLNTIDGSTDAIQVRNLGTESVQTGAGPVQATHYAVSGGLNRDLWYAGGKLVHVRFAAEDGSVIDYALR, encoded by the coding sequence ATGAAACGCATCCAAACCGCAGCTCTTCTTGCCGCCGTCACGATTGGCCTTGCGGCGACCTCGCTGGCCGCCAGTGCCTCGCCTGCTGACAGTATCCCGGCCTCGGGTCGGCTCAGCTTCGACGTGATCCGCAAGGGCAAGGATATCGGCGACTATGTCCTGACCTTTCGTGGCAACAGCGCCAACCTGACCGTCGATCTGCGCACCGAGGTGAAGGTCAAGGTGCCGGTGGTCGGCGTCAGCGTCTATACGTTCAACCAGCAGAGCACCGAGACCTGGAAGGGCGGCAAACTGGCCGCGCTGAGTTCCAGGACCGATGACAACGGCACGCCGCATGACATTTCCGTGGGCGCAACCTCGCTGATCCCGGCCAGCCTCTGGGCCGCCGATCTGGTGGGCGCAAGGCAGGTCCTGAACACCATCGACGGCAGCACCGACGCCATCCAGGTCCGCAATCTCGGCACCGAAAGCGTCCAGACCGGCGCCGGCCCGGTGCAGGCCACCCATTACGCCGTCTCCGGCGGGTTGAACCGGGACCTGTGGTATGCGGGTGGCAAGCTGGTCCATGTCCGCTTCGCCGCCGAGGACGGATCGGTGATCGACTACGCCCTGCGGTAG
- a CDS encoding TauD/TfdA family dioxygenase produces the protein MDYNILRQRDFAGGLSDEALQIRIRDDLARDGWTLLRGFQPGMTEFSGLVDRLCRRVTFDPARAHSTEKTQMVDAGLGPIGLHIENGNTPRCPDIVAFYAERAAFEGSQTTICDGVQVWDRFDPARKARWSQKMTVERTLPELLWKRYLANEHPAISRPEEVTMQHVLDFQQAVPGQGFDLHPDGSLTYRLTLDPVRPSVFGEQSLGFANAVLGPSHNYEPPRYHLADGSEVTPDEVEEIRAIAESVTHEINWQDGDIAILDNTRIMHGRRAIADANRNLFIGMGLI, from the coding sequence ATGGACTATAACATCCTGCGCCAACGCGACTTCGCCGGCGGCCTGTCCGACGAGGCCCTGCAGATCCGCATCCGCGACGATCTGGCCCGCGACGGCTGGACGCTGCTGCGCGGCTTCCAGCCCGGCATGACCGAGTTCTCGGGCCTCGTGGACCGGCTGTGCCGTCGCGTGACATTTGACCCCGCGCGCGCCCACAGCACCGAGAAAACCCAGATGGTCGATGCCGGGCTTGGCCCGATCGGGCTGCATATCGAGAACGGCAATACCCCGCGCTGCCCCGATATCGTCGCCTTCTATGCCGAGCGCGCGGCCTTCGAGGGCTCTCAGACCACGATCTGCGACGGCGTGCAGGTCTGGGACCGCTTCGATCCGGCGCGCAAGGCTCGCTGGTCGCAGAAGATGACGGTCGAGCGCACGCTGCCGGAACTGCTGTGGAAGCGTTACCTGGCCAATGAGCACCCCGCCATCTCGCGTCCCGAAGAGGTGACGATGCAGCATGTGCTGGACTTCCAGCAGGCCGTGCCGGGACAGGGCTTCGACCTGCATCCGGATGGCTCGCTGACCTATCGGCTGACGCTGGACCCGGTGCGCCCCTCGGTCTTCGGTGAACAGTCGCTCGGCTTTGCCAATGCCGTGTTGGGGCCGTCACATAATTACGAGCCGCCGCGCTATCACCTGGCCGATGGCTCGGAGGTGACCCCGGACGAGGTCGAGGAGATCCGCGCCATCGCCGAAAGCGTCACCCACGAGATCAACTGGCAGGATGGCGACATCGCCATCCTCGACAATACCCGCATCATGCATGGCCGCCGCGCCATCGCCGACGCAAATCGCAACCTGTTCATCGGCATGGGCCTGATCTGA
- a CDS encoding SDR family NAD(P)-dependent oxidoreductase gives MSGKTVLITGAGSGIGAALAIEADHLGHSTILVGRRFEALQATATRLRQPHRIIAADLTTPEGRARITDTVTGTGLDILVNNAGMVVAGPAGEITDDQIAAALALNVAAPLALTRALLPALIRRKGQVVNMGSVFGDIGFPFFTLYSTTKFALRGFSEALRRELAPQSVAVTYIAPRAARTEAAQNFHKLIGPMAMALDTPEAVARHAWRAITDRKREQFPPTRERLFVAVQRRWPGLIDKSLIRLARDPAVIAAAKDTRS, from the coding sequence ATGAGCGGCAAGACCGTCCTCATCACCGGCGCGGGCTCGGGCATCGGCGCTGCCTTGGCCATCGAGGCCGACCACCTGGGCCACAGCACGATCCTTGTCGGGCGACGGTTCGAGGCGTTGCAAGCCACGGCGACCCGGTTGCGCCAGCCGCACCGGATCATTGCCGCCGACCTGACCACGCCCGAGGGCCGCGCCCGGATCACCGACACGGTCACCGGAACCGGGCTCGATATCCTGGTCAACAATGCCGGGATGGTCGTGGCCGGCCCCGCAGGCGAGATCACCGACGACCAGATTGCCGCCGCTTTGGCGCTGAACGTCGCCGCGCCCCTCGCGTTGACCCGGGCGCTGTTGCCAGCGCTGATCCGCCGCAAGGGGCAGGTGGTCAATATGGGCTCGGTCTTCGGTGATATCGGCTTTCCGTTCTTCACCCTCTATTCGACCACCAAATTCGCCCTGCGTGGCTTTTCCGAGGCGCTGCGCCGCGAACTGGCCCCGCAATCCGTGGCCGTCACCTATATCGCCCCCCGCGCCGCCCGCACCGAGGCGGCGCAGAATTTCCACAAGCTGATCGGCCCCATGGCCATGGCGCTGGACACGCCCGAGGCCGTCGCCCGCCACGCCTGGCGCGCCATCACCGACCGCAAGCGCGAACAGTTTCCGCCCACCCGCGAACGGCTGTTCGTGGCTGTGCAACGGCGCTGGCCGGGCCTGATCGACAAGAGCCTGATCCGGCTGGCCCGCGACCCCGCGGTCATTGCCGCCGCCAAAGACACGAGATCCTGA
- a CDS encoding AMP-binding protein encodes MFDALRAHAGTQPEAVAIIDDSRRITWAELAEAVALVAAGFAAGPQTVGLRLTGIDYAIADLGATLAGRRVVPVPGFFSPAQIAHLMQDAGAELVSDLPHADRPASLDYAGGAERVIYTSGTTGRPKGVVLGDRQIAASLAGLTAALRPGPGDRYLSVLPQAQLLEQICGLFMPILADAPSVISREAGASLFTGDGRALARIAFDARPTVTLLAPRQLTLWVAELKRGAEAPDSLRYVAVGGAPVAPALLAEARDLGLPVAEGYGLSEACSVAALTPSDAREGSAMQVLDGVTLRIEDGEIVVDGATVMQGYLHQPPQAGPRHTGDLGRLQNGRLTVLGRRDAMILRQSGRNIAPEWVEAEALADPAIPAAALVLLPADQLVLVAAAMAAPDMTALTLRLSSLPHYARPHHLILADPRIPGLIRPSGTADRKVAAALATDPASRRVALPYAGAMEALA; translated from the coding sequence GTGTTCGACGCATTGCGGGCTCATGCCGGAACGCAGCCCGAGGCGGTCGCCATCATCGATGACAGCCGCCGGATCACCTGGGCCGAATTGGCCGAGGCCGTCGCCTTGGTGGCGGCGGGCTTTGCGGCGGGGCCGCAGACGGTCGGCCTGCGGCTGACGGGGATCGACTATGCCATCGCCGATCTGGGTGCCACGCTGGCGGGGCGTCGGGTGGTGCCGGTGCCCGGCTTCTTCTCGCCCGCCCAGATCGCCCATCTGATGCAGGATGCCGGGGCGGAACTGGTTAGCGACCTTCCGCACGCGGACCGGCCCGCTTCGCTCGACTATGCCGGCGGGGCCGAGCGGGTGATCTATACCTCGGGCACGACCGGGCGGCCCAAGGGGGTGGTGCTGGGCGACCGGCAGATCGCCGCCTCGCTTGCCGGTCTGACGGCGGCCTTGCGGCCCGGCCCCGGCGATCGCTATCTTTCGGTGCTGCCGCAAGCGCAACTGCTGGAACAGATCTGCGGGCTGTTCATGCCCATCCTCGCCGACGCGCCCTCGGTCATCAGCCGCGAGGCCGGGGCAAGCCTCTTTACTGGCGATGGCCGGGCGCTGGCCCGCATCGCGTTTGACGCCCGGCCAACCGTCACCCTGCTGGCCCCGCGCCAGTTGACGCTGTGGGTCGCCGAACTGAAGCGCGGCGCAGAAGCCCCCGACAGCCTGCGCTATGTCGCCGTGGGTGGCGCGCCGGTCGCGCCCGCGCTTCTGGCCGAGGCGCGCGATCTGGGCCTGCCGGTGGCCGAGGGCTATGGCCTGTCCGAAGCCTGCTCGGTCGCGGCGCTGACCCCGTCGGATGCGCGCGAAGGCTCGGCCATGCAGGTGCTGGACGGGGTGACGCTAAGGATCGAGGATGGCGAGATCGTCGTCGATGGCGCGACCGTCATGCAGGGCTATCTGCATCAGCCGCCGCAGGCCGGGCCGCGGCATACGGGCGATCTGGGACGGCTGCAGAATGGCCGGCTGACGGTGCTCGGCCGGCGCGATGCGATGATCCTGCGCCAGTCGGGCCGCAACATCGCCCCCGAATGGGTCGAGGCCGAGGCGCTGGCCGATCCCGCCATCCCCGCCGCCGCGCTGGTCCTGCTGCCTGCCGACCAGCTTGTGCTGGTCGCCGCCGCCATGGCCGCGCCCGACATGACGGCGCTGACCTTACGGCTGTCGTCCCTGCCGCATTATGCCCGACCGCATCACCTGATCCTTGCCGACCCGCGCATACCCGGCCTGATCCGTCCCTCGGGCACGGCGGATCGCAAGGTCGCCGCAGCGCTTGCCACCGATCCGGCCAGCAGGCGCGTCGCCCTGCCCTATGCCGGCGCGATGGAGGCCCTCGCATGA
- a CDS encoding thermostable hemolysin yields MQVEFLTWRDAGWQAAASLIETHFARAHGAAITLSAVRLAVAMSRSGAILGAAGMRDAAQGFFSQVYLDQPIAALLSERSGLQVLPETILEIVSMACPRPMATLPLIEAITAEGRRQGRSWGLFTATGSLMRLLRHAGVPLMQLCPARPERLAGAASWGRYYDSEPWVCAVHEGAERLRFMPRPAAVPTGVQLA; encoded by the coding sequence ATGCAGGTTGAATTTCTGACGTGGCGCGATGCCGGCTGGCAGGCGGCGGCGTCGCTGATCGAAACCCATTTCGCGCGCGCCCATGGTGCGGCCATCACCCTGTCGGCGGTGCGGCTGGCCGTGGCCATGTCCCGCTCGGGGGCAATCCTCGGTGCGGCCGGGATGCGAGATGCGGCGCAGGGCTTCTTTTCGCAGGTCTATCTGGACCAGCCCATTGCCGCGCTGCTGTCCGAGCGCAGCGGGTTGCAGGTCCTGCCCGAGACCATCCTGGAGATCGTCTCGATGGCCTGCCCCCGCCCGATGGCGACCTTGCCGCTGATCGAGGCGATCACCGCCGAAGGTCGCCGTCAGGGCCGAAGCTGGGGGCTGTTCACGGCGACGGGCTCGCTGATGCGGCTGTTGCGCCATGCCGGGGTGCCATTGATGCAGCTGTGTCCGGCCCGGCCCGAACGCTTGGCCGGCGCGGCAAGCTGGGGCCGCTATTACGACAGCGAACCCTGGGTCTGCGCCGTCCACGAGGGGGCAGAGCGGTTGCGTTTCATGCCTCGGCCCGCTGCGGTGCCGACCGGGGTGCAACTGGCATGA
- a CDS encoding response regulator transcription factor, producing MRILLIEDEADIAHAVLRFLQDEGHAVDHAGDFAAAEAALSVAGFDAILLDLALPDGSGLDLLRSLRRQGNRVPIIIATARDQISDRIAGLDAGADDYVVKPYDLGEVEARLRAHARRATGDPATEATLGGLRIDRSGARLFRGPEEIRLTSREWAVFDALLSARGRVLSKAVLEERLYAFEDEIAGNAVEVYVSRLRAKLGADLIETRRGLGYLIP from the coding sequence ATGCGGATTTTGCTGATCGAGGACGAGGCTGACATCGCCCATGCCGTGCTGCGCTTCCTGCAGGACGAGGGCCACGCGGTCGATCATGCTGGCGATTTCGCGGCGGCCGAGGCGGCGCTGTCGGTGGCGGGATTCGATGCGATCCTGCTGGATCTGGCACTGCCCGACGGTTCCGGGCTGGACCTGCTGCGCAGCCTGCGCCGGCAGGGCAACCGGGTGCCGATCATCATCGCCACCGCCCGTGACCAGATTTCCGATCGCATCGCCGGTCTGGATGCCGGGGCCGATGACTATGTGGTCAAACCCTATGATCTGGGCGAGGTCGAGGCGCGGCTGCGCGCCCATGCCCGCCGCGCGACCGGCGACCCGGCGACCGAGGCGACGCTTGGTGGGCTGCGGATCGACCGCTCGGGCGCGCGGCTGTTTCGCGGCCCGGAGGAGATCCGCCTGACCTCGCGCGAATGGGCGGTTTTCGATGCGCTGCTGTCGGCGCGCGGGCGGGTTCTGTCCAAGGCGGTGCTGGAAGAACGGCTTTACGCCTTCGAGGACGAGATCGCCGGCAATGCGGTCGAGGTCTATGTCTCGCGGCTGCGCGCCAAGCTGGGGGCCGACCTGATCGAAACCCGGCGCGGCCTTGGATATCTGATCCCATGA
- a CDS encoding sensor histidine kinase codes for MSAGWSLTGRLLRRVVLGVSIGWLVGLGLSMWVIAHEMGELLDDTLAESAQLSLVLYQASGTLALPEQAGESAIRIIDKGREVVSADWPPQITDGGQDVGDWRVFRLLDRGSGIVVETGQSNEWRRDELLESLLSMLLLMLPVLLITVLAVSRLAALALRPATGFARRLQSRKATDLSPVPEASLPRELAPIPLALNGYLARLRDQIEAERLFATNAAHELRNPIAAASAQAQLIARGVADPGAAQRMTVALDRLALLVERLLQLSRAEAGIHGEASCDLVQVTRMVIAQICPEAIFDDGDQEQVTVPVHPDAVALILANLLRNASDHGTGDIRVRLLPGPVLAISNRIAPEAEFRHGTFEKSPASRGAGLGLSIVAKIAEKEAIGLSFGSADGRAEVRLKF; via the coding sequence ATGAGCGCCGGCTGGTCCCTGACCGGGCGGCTTCTGCGCCGGGTGGTGCTGGGGGTCAGCATCGGCTGGCTGGTCGGGCTGGGCCTGTCGATGTGGGTGATCGCGCATGAAATGGGCGAGCTTCTGGATGACACGCTGGCGGAGTCGGCGCAGCTGTCGCTTGTGCTCTATCAGGCATCAGGGACGCTGGCGCTGCCCGAACAGGCGGGGGAATCGGCCATCCGCATCATCGACAAGGGGCGCGAGGTGGTCAGCGCGGACTGGCCGCCGCAGATCACGGATGGCGGGCAGGATGTGGGCGACTGGCGGGTGTTCCGCCTGTTGGACCGGGGCAGCGGCATCGTGGTCGAGACCGGCCAAAGCAATGAATGGCGCCGCGACGAGTTGCTGGAAAGCCTGCTGTCGATGCTACTGCTGATGCTGCCGGTGCTGCTGATCACGGTGCTGGCCGTCAGCCGGCTGGCGGCGCTGGCCCTGCGCCCGGCAACGGGCTTTGCCCGGCGGTTGCAATCGCGCAAGGCCACCGATCTCTCGCCCGTCCCCGAGGCCAGCCTGCCGCGCGAACTGGCGCCGATCCCGCTGGCGCTCAACGGCTATCTCGCGCGGCTGCGCGATCAGATCGAGGCTGAACGCCTGTTTGCCACCAATGCCGCGCACGAGCTGCGCAACCCGATCGCTGCCGCCTCGGCACAAGCGCAGCTGATCGCCCGCGGCGTCGCCGACCCCGGTGCCGCGCAACGCATGACGGTGGCGCTGGACCGTCTGGCCCTGCTGGTCGAACGGCTGCTGCAACTGTCCCGCGCCGAGGCCGGCATTCACGGCGAGGCCAGCTGCGATCTGGTCCAGGTCACCCGCATGGTCATCGCCCAGATCTGCCCCGAGGCCATTTTTGACGACGGCGACCAGGAACAGGTGACCGTCCCGGTACATCCCGATGCGGTGGCACTGATCCTCGCCAATCTGCTGCGCAACGCCAGCGATCACGGCACCGGCGATATCCGCGTCCGGCTGCTGCCGGGCCCGGTGCTGGCGATCTCGAACCGGATCGCGCCGGAGGCCGAGTTCCGCCATGGCACCTTCGAGAAATCCCCAGCCTCGCGCGGCGCCGGGCTGGGGCTGAGCATCGTCGCCAAGATCGCCGAGAAGGAGGCCATCGGCCTCAGCTTCGGGAGCGCTGATGGCCGGGCAGAGGTCAGGCTGAAATTTTGA
- a CDS encoding mechanosensitive ion channel family protein has protein sequence MTTTKDLLRYIDTSTPLGALVLAAFLFGLGLILSWSVRRLLRTALSHDRAEKINEIALSFLSQLSILAIWLILLTVYAHLVPVLNRLGTALLAGVSLMSVVVGFAAQTTLGNLVAGISLVLYQPFRRGDRLQIAAPTPNECETGVVEDMSLGFTVLRTDDGRKIIVANGTMAQNTMIKLESGAKASG, from the coding sequence ATGACGACGACCAAGGACCTGCTCAGGTATATAGACACCTCGACGCCCCTGGGCGCTCTGGTTCTGGCGGCGTTCCTGTTCGGTCTTGGGCTGATCCTCTCCTGGTCGGTGCGGCGGCTGTTGCGTACCGCGCTGAGCCATGACCGGGCGGAAAAGATCAACGAGATCGCGCTGTCCTTTCTCAGCCAGCTGTCGATCCTTGCCATCTGGTTGATCTTGCTGACGGTCTACGCCCATCTCGTGCCGGTTCTGAACCGCCTCGGCACCGCGCTGCTGGCAGGCGTCAGCCTGATGTCGGTGGTGGTGGGCTTCGCCGCCCAGACCACGCTGGGGAACCTTGTGGCCGGGATCAGCCTCGTCCTCTACCAACCCTTCCGCCGCGGCGACCGGCTGCAGATCGCCGCGCCGACGCCGAATGAATGCGAGACGGGCGTGGTCGAGGACATGTCGCTGGGGTTCACCGTCCTGCGCACCGACGACGGCCGCAAGATCATCGTGGCGAACGGGACCATGGCGCAGAATACCATGATCAAGCTGGAGTCTGGGGCCAAGGCGAGCGGGTGA
- a CDS encoding dihydrodipicolinate synthase family protein produces MANSATLTGAWPVAPTPFHPDGSLDLPGMRRVLDCIVDQGVDGVCILANFSEQFLISDAERETLTRLCLEHLAGRLPVIVTISHYATPIVVERARLAKQLGAVAVMMMPPYHGALLKGSAEQTYEQFARVSEVGIPIMIQDAPLSGVDLPVPLLVRMAREIPMVQHFKIESVGTATKLRALIAQGGEAIVSPLDGEEGITMLADLDAGATGTMCSAMISELIQEVVTTHRGGDRDLAVAQYTRILPAINHENRQCGFRSAKAAMLEGGVIASDFCRHPIAPLSPETRAELLGLLRPLDPISLRWGR; encoded by the coding sequence ATGGCCAATTCCGCAACCCTGACCGGCGCCTGGCCGGTTGCGCCCACGCCCTTTCATCCCGATGGCAGCCTCGATCTGCCGGGGATGCGCCGGGTGCTCGACTGTATCGTCGACCAGGGCGTCGACGGGGTCTGCATCCTCGCCAACTTCAGCGAACAATTCCTGATCTCGGATGCCGAGCGCGAAACCCTGACCCGGCTTTGCCTCGAGCATCTGGCCGGTCGGCTGCCGGTGATCGTCACCATCTCGCATTACGCGACGCCCATCGTGGTCGAGCGGGCGCGGCTGGCGAAGCAGCTGGGCGCGGTCGCGGTGATGATGATGCCGCCCTATCACGGCGCGCTGTTGAAGGGTTCGGCCGAACAGACCTATGAACAATTTGCCCGGGTCAGCGAGGTCGGCATCCCGATCATGATCCAGGATGCGCCGCTGTCGGGGGTCGATCTGCCGGTGCCGCTGCTGGTCAGGATGGCGCGCGAGATCCCGATGGTGCAGCATTTCAAGATCGAGAGCGTCGGCACCGCCACCAAGCTGCGCGCGCTGATCGCGCAGGGCGGCGAGGCCATCGTCAGCCCGCTTGATGGCGAGGAAGGCATCACCATGCTCGCCGATCTGGACGCGGGCGCCACCGGCACCATGTGCTCGGCGATGATTTCGGAACTGATCCAAGAGGTTGTCACCACCCATCGCGGCGGCGACCGGGACCTTGCTGTGGCGCAATACACCCGCATCCTGCCGGCGATCAACCACGAGAACCGGCAATGCGGCTTCCGCTCGGCCAAGGCGGCGATGCTGGAGGGCGGCGTGATCGCCTCGGATTTCTGCCGCCATCCGATTGCACCTTTGTCGCCGGAAACGCGGGCGGAGCTTCTGGGCCTGTTGCGACCGCTCGACCCGATCAGCCTGCGCTGGGGGCGCTGA